One part of the Mariniblastus fucicola genome encodes these proteins:
- a CDS encoding DUF4331 family protein: MKSISLLAAISMLMTAASFVTASDHLDAPNLSGDGQADVNDLYAFQAPENSGNSVFIMTVNPFAGSMSPTDFGTDVSYQFQIDNTGDAIADLTYEATFSGSGNQGFTFREVGGSTLATGNTGANLSTSNGGTVHAGVFDDPFFFDLVGFQNGFNFTGEDTFAGAEVSAIIFELPSLELGGPNIGVWARTLRDGVQIDRAGRPAINTALIADDRKQDFNEGSPNTDFDTFGAEVNAAIAGLSNQENADALTPILLPDVLTFDTSSSAGFLNGRGLADDVMDAELNLLSAGAVTGDGVDGNDVPFSSVFPYLGVAAVPEPTGLVPVCLLAFGVITRRRRDAKAC, translated from the coding sequence ATGAAATCCATCTCCTTGCTGGCGGCGATCTCCATGCTGATGACGGCTGCGAGTTTCGTGACAGCATCCGATCACCTGGACGCTCCTAATCTGTCCGGCGACGGTCAAGCCGACGTCAACGACCTTTACGCGTTTCAGGCCCCAGAGAACAGCGGCAATTCGGTCTTCATCATGACCGTCAATCCGTTTGCCGGATCGATGAGCCCGACTGATTTCGGCACGGACGTGAGCTATCAGTTTCAGATCGACAACACGGGTGACGCCATCGCGGATTTGACTTACGAAGCGACATTCTCTGGCTCAGGCAACCAGGGATTCACTTTTCGCGAAGTCGGTGGATCGACGTTGGCTACTGGAAACACTGGTGCGAACCTGAGCACTTCGAACGGCGGGACCGTTCATGCTGGAGTCTTCGATGATCCATTCTTTTTCGACCTTGTCGGCTTTCAAAACGGATTCAATTTCACGGGCGAGGACACCTTTGCTGGCGCAGAAGTCAGCGCGATCATTTTCGAGCTTCCGAGCCTGGAACTTGGTGGTCCCAACATCGGAGTTTGGGCTCGAACGCTGCGAGATGGAGTTCAAATCGATAGAGCAGGGCGTCCCGCGATCAACACAGCCTTGATTGCCGACGACCGAAAGCAGGATTTCAACGAAGGCTCGCCCAACACCGACTTCGATACGTTTGGAGCCGAAGTCAATGCAGCGATCGCAGGCTTGAGCAATCAAGAAAATGCTGACGCGTTGACTCCAATCCTGCTACCTGACGTGCTCACATTCGACACCTCAAGTTCAGCCGGCTTCCTCAATGGCCGTGGCCTTGCGGACGACGTGATGGACGCGGAATTGAATCTGCTTTCCGCAGGAGCAGTAACCGGTGATGGCGTCGACGGCAACGACGTTCCGTTCTCAAGCGTGTTTCCTTACCTCGGTGTGGCCGCCGTTCCTGAACCAACAGGTTTGGTTCCGGTTTGCCTGTTGGCGTTCGGAGTGATCACCCGTCGACGTCGCGATGCGAAGGCATGCTAG
- a CDS encoding tetratricopeptide repeat protein, with translation MVSLKNIISVNRLASLIRAGLFLLIALVVGSTVGVSMVHADDPFVPDSDDTVLVVLPKSLLVERDMLQRLRSQLTADPDNPKLAATVSQRYLSIGKRGGDPRFYGYARAAVAPWWEDDSAPAEILKVRAKLKENDHQFENAVTDLKLALKQKPKDPQLLLELANVFRVQGKFTDALSIGDRLEKVAGPVPAALGRAPLYVMTGRAKDARSLLKQILPAARADYPSTLGWISTVQADVALALGESDTVEQHFREGLGVNPADVQLLHRYGDFLLDQNRNEEALELLQDHVADNGVLLRAAIAAKRCQDIRADDWSRQLERRFEEIRLRGSEPHGRFESRFALQVQENADRALQLATKNWKRQKELRDAQNFLEAAIAAGDFDAGNPVLDFLQEHNTQHALLDPLVEKLRPTQ, from the coding sequence ATGGTATCGCTCAAAAATATTATCTCTGTGAACAGACTGGCGTCCCTTATCCGCGCCGGTCTGTTCCTGTTGATAGCTCTGGTCGTTGGTTCGACTGTTGGCGTGTCAATGGTTCACGCTGACGATCCTTTCGTTCCGGATTCCGATGACACGGTTCTGGTTGTGCTGCCGAAATCCTTGCTGGTCGAACGTGACATGTTGCAACGGCTAAGAAGTCAACTGACGGCCGACCCCGACAATCCGAAGCTGGCAGCAACGGTGTCTCAGCGTTACCTTTCGATTGGAAAACGCGGTGGTGATCCTCGATTCTACGGCTATGCGAGAGCAGCTGTTGCGCCGTGGTGGGAGGACGATTCGGCTCCGGCTGAAATTCTGAAGGTACGCGCCAAACTGAAGGAAAATGATCATCAGTTTGAAAACGCCGTGACTGATCTCAAGTTGGCGTTGAAACAGAAGCCGAAAGACCCGCAACTTTTGCTGGAGTTGGCCAACGTGTTCCGCGTTCAGGGCAAGTTTACTGACGCGTTGTCAATCGGAGACCGGCTTGAGAAAGTCGCTGGACCGGTGCCGGCGGCGCTGGGTCGAGCGCCGCTTTACGTGATGACGGGCAGGGCGAAAGACGCCCGCAGCTTACTGAAACAGATTCTTCCTGCAGCCAGAGCAGATTACCCTTCGACGCTTGGTTGGATTTCGACGGTGCAAGCTGACGTTGCGCTTGCGTTGGGCGAATCGGATACTGTCGAACAACATTTTCGCGAGGGGTTGGGCGTGAATCCCGCCGACGTGCAGCTACTGCATCGCTACGGAGACTTCCTGCTTGACCAAAACCGCAACGAGGAAGCACTGGAACTGCTTCAAGACCATGTTGCCGACAACGGAGTGCTTTTGCGGGCTGCGATTGCTGCGAAACGCTGTCAAGACATCCGTGCTGACGACTGGAGCAGGCAGTTGGAACGGCGCTTCGAGGAAATTCGTTTGCGCGGTAGCGAGCCACACGGCCGGTTCGAATCCCGTTTTGCATTGCAAGTCCAGGAAAACGCCGACCGTGCCTTGCAACTGGCGACCAAGAACTGGAAACGTCAGAAGGAACTTCGCGATGCGCAGAATTTCCTGGAAGCCGCGATTGCCGCCGGCGATTTCGACGCAGGAAACCCGGTTCTCGATTTTCTACAGGAACACAATACGCAACACGCGCTGCTTGATCCGCTTGTTGAGAAATTGAGGCCGACTCAATGA
- a CDS encoding HupE/UreJ family protein, translating to MIDRNVTSGLRLLIAIGLLFACGSSALAHKPSDSYLRINAGEETLSVEWDISIKDLDYVIGLDTDNNGEITWGEVKAQQSAIVEHALNRLSLTADGTPCDLRFTKMLVSNHSDGAYVVLDLQSDSPGQIEQLKVDYSLFFEVDPTHRGLVLLRNGDSELTRVICYNDPPLEIMTAETGFAQTLKHYIREGVWHIWIGYDHILFLVSLLLPAVLIGFGEPTESGKRWEPVEKFNPAFRNILKIVTVFTIAHSITLWLAVMGYVSLPSWIVEAVIAFSIVVTACNNLYPILPIKGWAFAFVFGLVHGFGFANVLVDLGLSSMTLGVSLLGFNIGVELGQLAIVVVVMPLIWSIRNTQTYRYGVFCAGSLLIAVLAGIWTIERVSDVVILPIG from the coding sequence ATGATCGATCGAAACGTGACTTCTGGCTTGCGTCTGCTGATCGCGATTGGCTTGTTGTTCGCATGCGGTTCGTCAGCTTTGGCTCACAAACCGAGCGACAGCTATTTGCGAATCAACGCTGGCGAAGAAACGCTTTCCGTCGAGTGGGATATCTCCATCAAGGATCTGGATTACGTCATCGGGCTGGATACGGACAACAATGGCGAGATCACCTGGGGCGAAGTCAAAGCTCAACAGTCCGCGATCGTTGAGCATGCATTGAACCGTTTGTCGCTGACGGCGGATGGAACGCCGTGTGACCTGCGATTCACGAAAATGTTGGTATCGAATCACAGCGACGGAGCCTATGTCGTGCTGGATCTTCAATCCGACAGCCCCGGACAGATCGAGCAGTTGAAAGTCGACTACAGCCTGTTCTTCGAAGTCGACCCGACGCACAGAGGTTTGGTTTTGCTGCGAAATGGAGACAGCGAATTGACTCGAGTGATCTGTTACAACGATCCACCGCTGGAAATCATGACTGCGGAAACGGGCTTTGCTCAAACGCTAAAACATTACATTCGCGAAGGCGTTTGGCATATCTGGATCGGCTATGACCACATTCTATTCCTGGTCTCGTTGCTGCTGCCGGCGGTATTGATTGGGTTTGGCGAACCGACGGAATCTGGAAAACGCTGGGAACCCGTTGAAAAGTTTAATCCTGCGTTTCGCAACATCCTGAAGATCGTAACGGTGTTCACAATCGCGCACTCGATCACGTTGTGGCTGGCTGTTATGGGCTACGTTTCGCTTCCATCGTGGATCGTCGAAGCCGTGATCGCGTTTTCGATTGTGGTCACGGCGTGCAACAATCTGTATCCGATTTTGCCGATCAAAGGATGGGCTTTTGCCTTCGTTTTTGGGCTCGTCCACGGATTTGGTTTCGCGAACGTGCTAGTCGACCTTGGTTTGAGCAGCATGACGCTGGGCGTTTCACTGCTCGGATTCAACATCGGTGTCGAGCTTGGTCAGCTGGCGATCGTCGTTGTCGTGATGCCGCTGATTTGGTCCATCCGAAATACCCAGACATATCGCTATGGAGTCTTTTGCGCGGGTTCGCTTCTGATCGCCGTGCTGGCAGGGATCTGGACGATTGAAAGAGTGTCCGACGTTGTCATTTTGCCAATTGGCTAG
- a CDS encoding RNA polymerase sigma factor, which translates to MNSSSIEQRLSRITTNWDDLIAAHKSDSFDPAAAEQRGIILKRYAECIYQYILGATHCHHTTEDLSQDFALRFVRGDFRNANPDRGRFRDYLKRSLRNLVTDFFRRKNSKPAGVDLKGAEANAIGSLDTAFTDQWRRQLLGITWESLKEHESNSGSLYYSVLYLRSQRPKLNSQSLAKEFTEQYQREVTADWFRQTLRRARRKFADLLVQEVGKTIQSDSKQELADELAILGLQKYVEESEPRARDQS; encoded by the coding sequence GTGAACTCATCATCGATCGAACAGCGACTAAGCAGAATTACGACGAACTGGGATGATTTGATTGCGGCGCATAAGTCGGACTCGTTTGATCCCGCGGCGGCGGAACAACGAGGCATCATCCTGAAGCGGTACGCGGAGTGCATCTATCAGTACATCCTGGGAGCAACTCATTGCCACCACACGACCGAAGATCTTTCACAGGATTTCGCGTTGCGTTTCGTGCGTGGCGATTTCCGAAACGCGAATCCGGACCGCGGAAGATTTCGTGACTATCTGAAACGGTCGTTGCGGAACCTTGTGACTGACTTCTTTCGTCGAAAGAATTCCAAGCCAGCAGGTGTGGATCTGAAGGGTGCGGAAGCCAACGCGATTGGTAGCCTCGACACTGCGTTCACTGACCAGTGGCGACGACAACTGCTTGGCATCACTTGGGAGTCGCTCAAGGAGCACGAGTCGAATTCCGGAAGCTTGTACTATTCGGTGCTCTATCTTCGATCCCAGCGCCCGAAACTGAATTCGCAGTCGTTGGCCAAAGAATTCACGGAACAATATCAGCGCGAGGTGACGGCGGATTGGTTCCGACAAACGCTTCGTCGTGCGAGACGCAAGTTTGCGGACTTGTTGGTGCAGGAAGTCGGCAAGACGATTCAGAGTGATTCGAAACAGGAGTTGGCAGACGAACTGGCAATTCTTGGTTTACAGAAGTACGTCGAAGAAAGCGAACCTAGAGCTCGTGATCAGAGCTAG
- a CDS encoding glycosyltransferase family 2 protein translates to MSRPSIKDSTISVVMPLLNEVAVIREVVQQVTETLELKGVQWRVVLVNDGSTDGSDVVLDEMAAADNRVTVLHLSRNFGHQAAVHAGLSHCTGDAVILMDSDAQDDPTALSDMVDRWQEGYDVVYAVRFGRKENILKRFAFSSFHRLMEAMASVDVPRDAGNFGLMDARVVKQVVALGETDRYFPGLRSWVGFRQCALPVERLKRHDDTPRVSFKGLVSLAKTAMFSFSRVPLLAFYGLAALSAAIGCICIGWALWHKLVTGEAIPGWASITSVSAFFGAINALGIAILGEYVARIYDQVRNRPAYVVNETRNLSRGELVSTEAQEGQLLAELEALRREVGQLRTTKKNQLSEVK, encoded by the coding sequence GTGAGCCGTCCAAGCATAAAAGACAGTACGATCTCCGTCGTCATGCCGCTGCTGAACGAAGTCGCGGTCATTCGTGAAGTCGTTCAACAGGTGACCGAGACGCTGGAGCTCAAGGGCGTCCAATGGCGAGTCGTTTTGGTTAACGACGGTTCGACTGACGGTAGCGACGTCGTGCTCGACGAAATGGCTGCGGCTGACAATCGAGTCACGGTTTTGCATCTGTCACGAAATTTCGGACACCAAGCCGCTGTTCACGCTGGTCTGAGCCACTGCACTGGCGATGCCGTCATTCTGATGGACAGCGATGCACAGGACGATCCGACCGCGCTTTCGGACATGGTCGATCGATGGCAGGAAGGCTACGACGTCGTCTACGCGGTTCGATTTGGACGGAAAGAAAATATTCTCAAGCGTTTTGCGTTCAGCAGCTTTCATCGCTTGATGGAAGCCATGGCGTCGGTTGACGTGCCGCGAGACGCAGGAAACTTTGGCTTGATGGACGCTCGCGTCGTCAAACAGGTAGTGGCTCTCGGTGAAACGGATCGTTATTTTCCAGGGCTTCGCAGTTGGGTCGGCTTTCGCCAATGTGCATTGCCTGTCGAAAGACTCAAGCGACATGACGATACGCCGCGAGTCTCTTTTAAAGGGCTCGTTTCGCTCGCCAAAACTGCGATGTTCAGCTTCAGCCGGGTCCCGTTACTCGCGTTTTACGGGCTGGCCGCACTTTCTGCGGCGATCGGATGTATTTGCATCGGTTGGGCGTTGTGGCACAAACTTGTGACTGGCGAAGCGATTCCCGGTTGGGCATCAATCACCAGCGTGAGTGCGTTCTTCGGCGCAATCAATGCTCTCGGGATCGCGATTCTGGGAGAATACGTTGCCCGGATCTACGATCAGGTTCGCAATCGACCGGCCTACGTTGTCAACGAAACTCGCAATCTTTCTCGCGGCGAGTTGGTTTCGACGGAAGCTCAGGAGGGGCAATTGCTTGCTGAACTGGAAGCGCTGCGTCGCGAAGTTGGACAATTGCGAACGACCAAGAAGAATCAACTTTCTGAGGTAAAGTAG
- a CDS encoding class I SAM-dependent methyltransferase, with protein sequence MESAHLDELIELEDRYWWHVAKRKIATGLLNSYVPSPAKIVEGGIGAAGNLLNWKKSGYEVAGLDIMDHSVAHAKSLGIEEVKKHDLHEPWPFEENSVSGIVLLDVLEHLADPVKALKEAAKTLTDSGKIIFTVPAFPFLFSDWDERLGHYRRYTPATMREHITGAGLKVEKLRYWNSFTFPAAVAIRSFRKLFPSKKGTEFPRVSDFTNNALIRAAEIESGAANALPIPFGLSLVGVISK encoded by the coding sequence ATGGAAAGCGCGCACCTTGACGAGCTAATCGAGCTCGAAGATCGCTACTGGTGGCACGTCGCCAAGCGGAAAATCGCAACCGGGCTGCTCAACAGCTACGTTCCCTCGCCGGCAAAAATCGTTGAAGGCGGTATCGGCGCGGCAGGCAACCTGTTGAACTGGAAAAAGTCAGGCTACGAAGTTGCTGGCCTCGATATTATGGATCACTCGGTGGCGCACGCGAAATCGCTGGGGATCGAAGAAGTCAAAAAACACGACCTTCACGAGCCGTGGCCTTTCGAAGAAAACTCAGTCAGTGGAATCGTGCTGCTGGACGTTCTCGAGCACCTCGCTGACCCTGTGAAGGCACTCAAAGAAGCCGCCAAAACGTTGACGGATTCTGGGAAAATCATCTTTACCGTCCCCGCGTTTCCATTTCTGTTTTCAGATTGGGACGAACGGCTTGGTCACTATCGTCGCTACACGCCTGCGACGATGCGAGAACACATTACCGGAGCCGGCCTGAAGGTCGAAAAACTTCGATATTGGAATTCATTTACGTTTCCGGCAGCCGTTGCGATTCGTTCGTTTCGCAAACTGTTCCCCTCGAAAAAGGGAACCGAGTTTCCACGGGTCAGTGATTTCACGAACAACGCTCTGATCCGTGCTGCGGAAATCGAATCGGGCGCCGCCAATGCTCTGCCGATCCCATTCGGATTGTCTCTTGTCGGAGTCATCAGCAAGTGA
- a CDS encoding ABC transporter permease subunit/CPBP intramembrane protease, which translates to MTWSNVKLIFKRETRDQLRDRRTLFTIAIMPLVLYPLMGMAMLQVAQFTREHPTRIWIVGTENLPESPVLLTDGALDPQWFDGERAELLQVESPAETDKKFHDLFRQFHENESWSGDPDLANQMIDNEMKARGVDLAIVFTKPTLDEGSSDDSGLKIGPTVHILHNSANDRSNIAADRVTQIIGRWRSDAIHRSLQAHGVPSSLVAGIPIKRADISAKSKRQAATWSKILPFIVIMWSLTGAFYPAIDLCAGEKERGTFETLLSSPAGRSDIAIGKLLTVMSFSMVTSLLNLLSMAFTGLFVASRMGGAAGLGGLGIPPASSLLWLLLALIPISALFSAIALAAAAFARSSKEGQYYLIPLMMISMPLMMVPMLPGARLDLGTSLIPVSGLMLLLRGLIEGQYAEVLPYAAPVCMVTFTCCYLAIRWVVRQFNSESVLFRASEKFAIGAWLQQVMRDRHDLPSVGNAFLLGVMVLVLGFFVQLAVGSSMPVNWLDLVKTILIVLIATIGMPAILMAMFLTRNPRKSLRLNLCSVPSACAAVLMALCFHPLIMWFSGFVLYVYPLQGDATGKSEFVSGLVDQAPGLWAIILLMAVAPAIIEELAYRGFILSGLEGLRNRWKAILITSILFGVAHFAIQQAIITFVIGMILGVIAIETRSLIPCMIYHATHNSITVLLPRVDAATVDGSPVLPWILYTNDGTIWQYSILPGIAMTLLGVLLLIWFIKSSGRSDLRPRSGDVTILQPVLRENQ; encoded by the coding sequence ATGACCTGGTCCAACGTCAAATTAATCTTCAAGCGTGAAACACGAGATCAACTGCGGGATCGCCGTACGCTGTTTACGATCGCGATCATGCCGCTGGTGCTCTATCCGCTGATGGGCATGGCGATGCTTCAGGTGGCCCAATTCACTCGCGAGCATCCAACACGAATCTGGATTGTGGGCACTGAGAATCTTCCGGAATCTCCAGTCCTGCTCACCGACGGTGCGCTCGATCCTCAGTGGTTCGATGGTGAACGAGCGGAGTTGCTGCAAGTTGAGTCACCAGCGGAGACCGACAAAAAGTTCCACGATCTTTTTAGACAGTTCCACGAAAACGAATCTTGGTCGGGAGATCCTGACCTTGCCAATCAAATGATCGACAACGAGATGAAAGCTCGTGGTGTCGATCTGGCTATCGTGTTTACGAAGCCAACCCTCGATGAAGGTTCCAGCGACGATTCCGGTCTGAAAATAGGGCCGACAGTTCACATTCTGCACAACTCAGCAAACGACCGATCCAATATTGCTGCCGATCGAGTGACGCAAATTATCGGGCGATGGCGTTCCGATGCGATTCACCGATCATTGCAGGCTCATGGTGTCCCGTCGTCGTTGGTGGCGGGCATTCCTATAAAACGTGCTGATATTTCTGCGAAATCGAAACGTCAGGCGGCGACCTGGTCCAAGATCTTGCCGTTCATCGTAATCATGTGGTCGCTGACCGGAGCATTCTATCCGGCCATCGATTTGTGCGCTGGTGAGAAAGAACGTGGGACATTCGAAACGCTTCTCAGCAGTCCCGCCGGCCGAAGCGATATTGCGATCGGGAAACTGTTGACCGTCATGTCGTTTAGTATGGTGACCTCGCTGCTGAATCTTCTCAGCATGGCCTTCACGGGGCTGTTTGTTGCCTCGCGAATGGGTGGTGCCGCAGGTCTTGGCGGACTTGGTATCCCACCGGCAAGTTCCTTGTTGTGGCTGCTGTTGGCGCTCATTCCGATTTCGGCTTTGTTCAGTGCGATTGCTCTTGCTGCCGCCGCGTTCGCGCGAAGCAGCAAGGAAGGACAATACTATTTGATCCCGCTGATGATGATCTCGATGCCATTGATGATGGTGCCGATGCTTCCGGGAGCTCGTCTGGATTTGGGAACCAGCCTGATTCCCGTCAGCGGTTTAATGCTGCTGTTGCGAGGACTGATCGAGGGACAGTACGCCGAAGTCTTGCCGTATGCAGCACCAGTTTGCATGGTCACATTTACTTGCTGCTACCTCGCAATTCGCTGGGTCGTGCGTCAGTTCAATTCCGAGTCCGTACTGTTCAGGGCGAGCGAAAAGTTCGCGATCGGAGCATGGTTGCAACAGGTGATGCGAGACCGCCACGATCTTCCATCAGTCGGAAACGCGTTCCTGTTGGGAGTCATGGTTCTGGTGCTTGGCTTCTTCGTTCAGTTGGCTGTCGGAAGCAGTATGCCTGTCAATTGGCTGGACTTGGTCAAGACGATCCTGATTGTTTTGATCGCCACGATTGGCATGCCAGCGATCCTGATGGCGATGTTCCTGACTCGCAATCCGAGAAAGTCATTGCGTCTGAATCTCTGTTCGGTTCCTTCCGCTTGTGCCGCAGTATTGATGGCTCTTTGCTTTCATCCTCTGATCATGTGGTTCAGCGGTTTCGTGCTGTACGTTTATCCGCTTCAGGGTGACGCAACAGGCAAGTCTGAATTCGTCAGTGGGTTGGTCGATCAAGCTCCGGGCTTGTGGGCAATCATTCTGCTGATGGCCGTAGCTCCGGCAATCATTGAAGAGCTCGCATATCGAGGCTTCATTCTGTCTGGTCTGGAAGGATTGAGAAACCGCTGGAAAGCGATCCTGATTACCAGCATCCTGTTTGGAGTCGCACACTTTGCGATCCAGCAAGCGATAATTACGTTTGTCATCGGCATGATTTTGGGAGTCATTGCGATCGAGACTCGCAGTCTGATTCCGTGCATGATCTATCACGCGACACACAACTCGATCACGGTTTTGCTGCCGCGAGTAGACGCTGCGACCGTGGACGGCTCGCCCGTACTTCCCTGGATTCTGTACACCAACGACGGCACCATTTGGCAATACTCCATTCTGCCAGGCATTGCGATGACGTTGCTGGGTGTACTGCTTTTGATCTGGTTTATCAAAAGCTCGGGCCGTTCAGATCTCCGGCCGCGCAGTGGTGATGTCACGATTTTGCAGCCAGTGTTGCGTGAGAATCAGTAG
- a CDS encoding ABC transporter ATP-binding protein, translated as MIHVRNLTKQYNELSSGNHLALKGISFDAMPGQIFGLLGPNGAGKTTALRILSTVLKPTSGTAIVNGFEVTASPDQVRRQIGFVSVNTAIYDRMTAWEMVQFFGALYQMDPENLQIRMESLFTKFQMNDIRNMLCSKMSTGMKQKVSIARAIIHDPPVLVFDEATSGLDILVAREVLDTIERLADHGKCVIFSTHIMSEVSRLCDRIAIMNHGKILAEGTIPELTEDHDESDLEELFYRLISSSEAETQLSR; from the coding sequence ATGATCCACGTTCGAAATTTAACAAAACAGTACAACGAACTTTCGTCGGGCAACCATCTCGCGCTCAAAGGTATCAGCTTTGACGCCATGCCCGGCCAAATCTTCGGACTGCTCGGTCCCAATGGTGCTGGAAAAACAACCGCGTTGAGAATTCTCAGTACGGTCCTGAAACCAACCAGTGGTACGGCCATCGTCAACGGTTTCGAAGTCACTGCCTCTCCTGATCAAGTCCGACGACAGATCGGTTTCGTTTCGGTCAATACGGCAATCTACGACCGAATGACGGCCTGGGAAATGGTGCAGTTCTTCGGGGCTCTCTACCAGATGGATCCTGAGAATCTGCAGATTCGAATGGAGTCACTGTTTACCAAGTTTCAGATGAACGACATTCGAAACATGCTGTGCAGCAAGATGTCGACTGGAATGAAACAAAAGGTTTCCATCGCCCGGGCCATCATCCACGACCCGCCAGTGCTCGTTTTCGATGAGGCCACTTCGGGGCTGGACATCCTTGTCGCCAGAGAGGTCCTCGACACGATCGAGCGACTTGCGGACCACGGCAAATGCGTCATCTTCTCAACACACATCATGTCGGAAGTCAGCCGACTTTGCGATCGAATCGCAATTATGAATCATGGAAAAATCCTCGCCGAAGGGACGATTCCCGAATTGACAGAAGATCATGACGAAAGTGACCTTGAAGAGTTGTTTTATCGACTGATTTCGTCGTCCGAAGCAGAAACGCAGCTCTCCAGATAA
- a CDS encoding ATP-binding protein: MDTQNSFDTINPQVSADGYLSAGVPPQSQELSGSVINGEYAPPAPTTLESAGLHPNDLYPLVLKFLYLHGQRTGIRIAEQLKLPFHVVEPVIQSLKQDLLIAHKAAAGMSDYSYEIAPAGIEQAKIHLARTSYCGAAPVNIEDYRKAVTAQSLKRLRPTFEDVKRALADLTLNDLMLCQLGQAINSGKGMFLFGAPGNGKTSIAKRAVRTVAEFIWIPRALTISGEVIRLYDPMQHEEAPLEETGEITLRNIDERWIRIKRPTIIVGGELEMKHLEATMNPTTGIIEAPVHVKSNCGCMVVDDFGRQQISTTELLNRWIVPMESGHDYMNLPSGRQVSLPFEQLLIFSTNLDPSSLCDEAFLRRIPYKIEVFDPTEEQFKQLFQRTLQALNFQTEEGVVEHLIEYHYKRPGRPFRFCHVGDLLGQAKDFCEFHRQPLVLDRNILELAVLNYFSGMDPAKG, translated from the coding sequence ATGGACACGCAAAATTCCTTCGACACGATCAATCCGCAAGTCTCAGCAGATGGATATCTCTCCGCGGGAGTGCCTCCTCAATCGCAAGAGCTTTCCGGATCGGTCATCAACGGCGAGTACGCGCCGCCGGCGCCGACGACGCTGGAGTCCGCTGGACTGCACCCGAATGACCTGTACCCGCTGGTGCTGAAGTTCCTGTATCTTCACGGGCAACGAACCGGAATTCGTATCGCCGAACAGTTAAAACTGCCGTTCCACGTCGTCGAACCTGTGATTCAGTCCCTCAAACAGGACTTGCTGATCGCTCATAAGGCCGCGGCGGGAATGTCGGATTACAGCTACGAAATTGCGCCCGCAGGTATCGAGCAGGCGAAGATTCATTTGGCTCGAACCAGCTATTGCGGAGCGGCACCAGTCAACATCGAAGACTATCGCAAGGCTGTGACAGCTCAGTCACTGAAGCGACTGCGGCCGACTTTCGAAGACGTAAAACGGGCGCTCGCAGATTTAACGCTGAACGATTTGATGTTGTGTCAACTTGGGCAAGCGATTAACTCTGGCAAAGGCATGTTTCTGTTTGGTGCGCCGGGCAACGGAAAAACCAGCATCGCGAAACGCGCCGTCCGAACGGTCGCAGAGTTCATCTGGATCCCTCGCGCTCTGACCATCAGCGGCGAAGTGATCCGGCTGTACGATCCAATGCAGCACGAAGAGGCTCCTCTGGAAGAGACCGGAGAGATTACACTTCGCAACATTGACGAACGCTGGATTCGCATCAAGCGACCAACCATCATTGTCGGTGGCGAGTTGGAGATGAAGCACCTGGAAGCCACGATGAATCCCACCACAGGAATTATCGAAGCGCCGGTTCACGTGAAAAGCAACTGCGGCTGCATGGTTGTCGATGACTTTGGCCGGCAACAAATATCGACAACGGAATTGCTCAATCGCTGGATCGTCCCGATGGAGTCCGGACACGATTACATGAATCTGCCTTCTGGTCGACAAGTCTCGTTGCCGTTCGAACAGCTGTTGATTTTCTCGACCAACCTGGATCCTTCTTCACTGTGCGATGAGGCATTTTTGCGAAGAATTCCGTACAAAATTGAGGTCTTCGATCCAACGGAAGAGCAATTCAAACAGCTTTTCCAGCGAACGTTGCAGGCGCTGAATTTCCAAACGGAAGAAGGCGTTGTCGAGCACTTGATTGAGTATCACTACAAGCGACCGGGCAGACCGTTCCGCTTCTGCCACGTCGGCGATCTGTTGGGGCAGGCGAAAGATTTTTGCGAGTTTCATCGCCAGCCCCTGGTGCTGGATCGCAACATCCTTGAGTTGGCGGTACTGAACTACTTCAGTGGCATGGACCCGGCAAAGGGATAG